In Gadus macrocephalus chromosome 4, ASM3116895v1, the following proteins share a genomic window:
- the LOC132456299 gene encoding nuclear receptor subfamily 4 group A member 2-like isoform X2, with product MPCVQTQCGASPQGASPASQQGAAGEKRCGEFLTPEFVKYSMELTNSEDSSAGPSGPAALSVDGYSIGCTPSPYDAMKPACVFGTVMSAQGGGPAYVKVEDAAAAHHRYQSNLHPPHEPNQAFTSAGSGYLPHAALASNFHTAGGHSWDECAPRQDYFAAVQRKHAVSRLSLFSLKHTQHHGNQSFSACQMKFDGSFHVSMNLDVVGTRQLPLEPGGSGGILSVADAHEKARAGDTGFLHPLQLPHAHGYGSDQQQHHYAEHRGVPSSWCASTPGRGGLPGAEGLCAVCGDNAACQHYGVRTCEGCKGFFKRTVQKNAKYVCLAARSCPVDKRRRNRCQYCRFQKCLVVGMVKEVVRTDGLKGRRGRLPSKPKATHDWSTKPAISMLSALVRAHMDSNPTASRLDYSKFQANPGSPGEDEAEHVRHFYDRLTGSMDIIRSWAHKIPGFASLPKHDQDLLFHSAFLELFVLRLAYRSNPEEGKLVFCDGSVWHRLQCRRGFGEWLDGIVEFSANLQRMDLDIATFSCISALALITERRGLKEQGRVKELQNTVVKCLKNSLSYVADGGQCGPSHVSGLLETLPLLRTLCTCGLQRIFYLKLEDLVPPPATVDLLFLDTLPF from the exons ATGCCGTGTGTCCAGACCCAGTGCGGCGCGTCTCCGCAGGGCGCCAGCCCCGCGTCGCAGCAGGGCGCCGCGGGAGAGAAGCGCTGTGGGGAATTCCTCACGCCGGAGTTCGTCAAGTACAGCATGGAGCTGACCAACAGCGAGGACTCCTCCGCGGGCCCCTCTGGCCCCGCCGCCCTGTCGGTGGACGGTTACAGCATCGGCTGCACTCCGAGCCCCTACGACGCCATGAAACCGGCGTGTGTGTTCGGGACAGTGATGTCCGCGCAAGGGGGGGGACCAGCGTACGTAAAAGTCGAGGACGCCGCAGCCGCGCATCACCGGTACCAATCAAACCTGCATCCACCGCACGAACCGAACCAGGCGTTCACCTCCGCTGGCTCAGGGTACCTGCCGCATGCAGCGCTCGCCTCCAACTTCCACACCGCCGGTGGACACTCCTGGGACGAGTGCGCCCCCCGCCAGGACTATTTCGCGGCGGTGCAGCGGAAACACGCGGTGTCCCGGTTATCCCTCTTCTCCCTGAAGCACACCCAGCACCATGGAAACCAAAGCTTCTCCGCGTGCCAGATGAAGTTCGACGGCTCGTTCCATGTGTCGATGAACCTGGACGTGGTGGGCACGCGGCAACTGCCGCTTGAGCCGGGGGGCTCGGGGGGGATACTGTCCGTTGCCGACGCGCACGAGAAGGCTCGAGCAGGTGACACGGGGTTTCTGCACCCGCTCCAGCTTCCCCACGCGCACGGATACGGGTccgaccagcagcagcaccattaCGCCGAACACCGCGGGGTGCCCTCCTCCTGGTGTGCGTCGACCCCCGGGAGAGGGGGCCTGCCGGGCGCGGAGGGGCTGTGCGCCGTGTGCGGGGACAACGCCGCGTGCCAACACTACGGGGTGCGCACCTGCGAGGGGTGTAAGGGCTTCTTTAAG CGCACGGTCCAAAAAAACGCCAAATACGTGTGTCTGGCTGCCAGGAGCTGCCCAGTGGACAAACGCAGGAGGAACCGATGCCAGTACTGTCGCTTCCAGAAGTGCCTGGTGGTGGGCATGGTGAAGGAGG TGGTGCGGACGGACGGGCTGAAGGGTCGACGGGGCCGTCTCCCTTCAAAGCCCAAAGCGACACACGACTGGTCGACGAAACCTGCCATCTCCATGCTCAGCGCGCTGGTCAGGGCGCACATGGACTCGAACCCGACCGCCTCCCGCCTCGACTATTCTAAG TTTCAAGCGAACCCGGGAAGTCCAGGAGAGGACGAGGCAGAACACGTGCGGCACTTCTACGACCGTCTGACCGGATCCATGGACATCATCCGCAGCTGGGCGCACAAGATCCCGGGCTTTGCCTCTCTGCCAAAACACGACCAGGACCTGCTGTTTCACTCTGCCTTCCTGGAGCTCTTCGTCCTGAGGCTCGCGTACAG GTCCAACCCGGAGGAGGGGAAGCTGGTGTTCTGCGATGGCTCGGTGTGGCACCGGCTGCAGTGCCGGCGGGGGTTCGGGGAATGGCTGGACGGCATCGTGGAATTCTCTGCTAACCTCCAAAGAATGGATCTGGACATCGCCACCTTCTCCTGTATCTCCGCTCTCGCCCTCATCACGG AGAGACGCGGTCTGAAGGAGCAGGGCCGAGTGAAGGAGCTTCAGAACACAGTGGTGAAGTGTCTCAAGAACTCTCTCAGTTACGTGGCCGACGGCGGCCAGTGCGGACCGAGCCATGTCTCGGGCCTCCTGGAGACATTGCCTCTGCTGCGCACCCTGTGCACGTGCGGTCTCCAGAGAATCTTCTACCTGAAGCTGGAGGATCTGGTGCCCCCCCCTGCCACAGTAGACCTGCTCTTTCTGGACACACTGCCCTTTTAA
- the LOC132456299 gene encoding nuclear receptor subfamily 4 group A member 2-like isoform X1 has product MLDSRLPAGMPCVQTQCGASPQGASPASQQGAAGEKRCGEFLTPEFVKYSMELTNSEDSSAGPSGPAALSVDGYSIGCTPSPYDAMKPACVFGTVMSAQGGGPAYVKVEDAAAAHHRYQSNLHPPHEPNQAFTSAGSGYLPHAALASNFHTAGGHSWDECAPRQDYFAAVQRKHAVSRLSLFSLKHTQHHGNQSFSACQMKFDGSFHVSMNLDVVGTRQLPLEPGGSGGILSVADAHEKARAGDTGFLHPLQLPHAHGYGSDQQQHHYAEHRGVPSSWCASTPGRGGLPGAEGLCAVCGDNAACQHYGVRTCEGCKGFFKRTVQKNAKYVCLAARSCPVDKRRRNRCQYCRFQKCLVVGMVKEVVRTDGLKGRRGRLPSKPKATHDWSTKPAISMLSALVRAHMDSNPTASRLDYSKFQANPGSPGEDEAEHVRHFYDRLTGSMDIIRSWAHKIPGFASLPKHDQDLLFHSAFLELFVLRLAYRSNPEEGKLVFCDGSVWHRLQCRRGFGEWLDGIVEFSANLQRMDLDIATFSCISALALITERRGLKEQGRVKELQNTVVKCLKNSLSYVADGGQCGPSHVSGLLETLPLLRTLCTCGLQRIFYLKLEDLVPPPATVDLLFLDTLPF; this is encoded by the exons ATGTTGGACTCTCGTCTTCCAGCGGGCATGCCGTGTGTCCAGACCCAGTGCGGCGCGTCTCCGCAGGGCGCCAGCCCCGCGTCGCAGCAGGGCGCCGCGGGAGAGAAGCGCTGTGGGGAATTCCTCACGCCGGAGTTCGTCAAGTACAGCATGGAGCTGACCAACAGCGAGGACTCCTCCGCGGGCCCCTCTGGCCCCGCCGCCCTGTCGGTGGACGGTTACAGCATCGGCTGCACTCCGAGCCCCTACGACGCCATGAAACCGGCGTGTGTGTTCGGGACAGTGATGTCCGCGCAAGGGGGGGGACCAGCGTACGTAAAAGTCGAGGACGCCGCAGCCGCGCATCACCGGTACCAATCAAACCTGCATCCACCGCACGAACCGAACCAGGCGTTCACCTCCGCTGGCTCAGGGTACCTGCCGCATGCAGCGCTCGCCTCCAACTTCCACACCGCCGGTGGACACTCCTGGGACGAGTGCGCCCCCCGCCAGGACTATTTCGCGGCGGTGCAGCGGAAACACGCGGTGTCCCGGTTATCCCTCTTCTCCCTGAAGCACACCCAGCACCATGGAAACCAAAGCTTCTCCGCGTGCCAGATGAAGTTCGACGGCTCGTTCCATGTGTCGATGAACCTGGACGTGGTGGGCACGCGGCAACTGCCGCTTGAGCCGGGGGGCTCGGGGGGGATACTGTCCGTTGCCGACGCGCACGAGAAGGCTCGAGCAGGTGACACGGGGTTTCTGCACCCGCTCCAGCTTCCCCACGCGCACGGATACGGGTccgaccagcagcagcaccattaCGCCGAACACCGCGGGGTGCCCTCCTCCTGGTGTGCGTCGACCCCCGGGAGAGGGGGCCTGCCGGGCGCGGAGGGGCTGTGCGCCGTGTGCGGGGACAACGCCGCGTGCCAACACTACGGGGTGCGCACCTGCGAGGGGTGTAAGGGCTTCTTTAAG CGCACGGTCCAAAAAAACGCCAAATACGTGTGTCTGGCTGCCAGGAGCTGCCCAGTGGACAAACGCAGGAGGAACCGATGCCAGTACTGTCGCTTCCAGAAGTGCCTGGTGGTGGGCATGGTGAAGGAGG TGGTGCGGACGGACGGGCTGAAGGGTCGACGGGGCCGTCTCCCTTCAAAGCCCAAAGCGACACACGACTGGTCGACGAAACCTGCCATCTCCATGCTCAGCGCGCTGGTCAGGGCGCACATGGACTCGAACCCGACCGCCTCCCGCCTCGACTATTCTAAG TTTCAAGCGAACCCGGGAAGTCCAGGAGAGGACGAGGCAGAACACGTGCGGCACTTCTACGACCGTCTGACCGGATCCATGGACATCATCCGCAGCTGGGCGCACAAGATCCCGGGCTTTGCCTCTCTGCCAAAACACGACCAGGACCTGCTGTTTCACTCTGCCTTCCTGGAGCTCTTCGTCCTGAGGCTCGCGTACAG GTCCAACCCGGAGGAGGGGAAGCTGGTGTTCTGCGATGGCTCGGTGTGGCACCGGCTGCAGTGCCGGCGGGGGTTCGGGGAATGGCTGGACGGCATCGTGGAATTCTCTGCTAACCTCCAAAGAATGGATCTGGACATCGCCACCTTCTCCTGTATCTCCGCTCTCGCCCTCATCACGG AGAGACGCGGTCTGAAGGAGCAGGGCCGAGTGAAGGAGCTTCAGAACACAGTGGTGAAGTGTCTCAAGAACTCTCTCAGTTACGTGGCCGACGGCGGCCAGTGCGGACCGAGCCATGTCTCGGGCCTCCTGGAGACATTGCCTCTGCTGCGCACCCTGTGCACGTGCGGTCTCCAGAGAATCTTCTACCTGAAGCTGGAGGATCTGGTGCCCCCCCCTGCCACAGTAGACCTGCTCTTTCTGGACACACTGCCCTTTTAA